A segment of the Aridibaculum aurantiacum genome:
GAAAAAAAAAGCCCCGGCTGAAAGCCAGGGACTTTTTAATATAATGACTTATAAATCTACTAAGGGAAAATTCCTAATTCAGCATAGCTGGTTGCTACTTTATTGATAGCGCTGATGTATGCTGCCGTACGCATGTCTGGAATTTCTGGATTTGACTTCCAGATGTCCATGATCTCGCGGGTAGCAGTGATCATCGTTTCTTCCAATCCTGAATGTACAAGGTCTACTTCATCAGCTCCATGCTCAATGAACTTGCGCTCAGATTCGCTTACCTGCTTACCGGTCAGGTCTTCTATCTGGCCAAGGATATGTTTGTTCATATTCTCAGTAAAACGCTTTTCCATACGACCATAACGCACGTGGCTCAGGTTCTTCAGCCATTCAAAATAGCTCACAGTAACACCACCTGCATTTAGGTACATATCTGGTACTACCAGTGTGCCTTTAGCAGAAAGTATCTCATCAGCTTCCGGAGTAAGAGGACCGTTAGCTGCTTCACCAATTATCTTAGCTTTTACTTTTGGCGCATTTACATTGTTGATCACATTCTCAAGTGCAGCTGGTATAAGGATGTCGCACTCTAGTTCTAATGCATCTGTATTGATAGCAAGATTGGTAGAGCCAGGGAAATTCAGAATGGTTCCTGTAGTCTTACGATGCTGGAAAACTTCCTCTTCATTCAATCCATCAGCGTTGAAGATTGCACCTTCCCATTCTGCAATGGCAATCACTTTAGCACCACCTTCTCTAAAGAATTTTGCGCTGTGATATCCTACGTTACCTAATCCTTGCACTACAACTGTCTTGTCTTTCATACCTACAGACAGACCCAATTTTTCCATTACATCCGGCATGTTGCAGATTTCGCGGATGCCGTAGAACACACCAAGACCTGTAGCCTCTGTACGACCACGAACACCACCTTGAGATACTGGCTTACCGGTAACACAAGCAGCAGCATCTACTTCACCTGGGTGCATGGCTACATAGGTATCAAGTATCCATGCCATTTCTCTTGCACCTGTTCCATAATCCGGAGCCGGAACGTCAGTGCCAGGTCCTATAAAATTCTTCTTGATAAGTTCTGCAGTATAACGGCGGGTGATCTTTTCCAGTTCGTATGGAGTGTATCTCTTTGGATCGATCTTGATACCACCTTTACCACCACCAAAAGGCACGTTCACAATGGCGCACTTATAGGTCATAAGTGCAGCAAGCGCCATTACCTCATCCTGGTTTACTTCCATGCTAAAGCGAATACCACCTTTACATGGTGTTTTATGGTGGCTGTGCTGCACACGATAAGCTTCTATTACTTCTACACTATCTCCTATTTTTACTGGAAACTTCATGCGGTAAACGCTGTTGCAAGCTTTTATCTGT
Coding sequences within it:
- a CDS encoding Glu/Leu/Phe/Val family dehydrogenase, which produces MSENQQYSFFESVLRSFDKAARFTSWDPGILEQIKACNSVYRMKFPVKIGDSVEVIEAYRVQHSHHKTPCKGGIRFSMEVNQDEVMALAALMTYKCAIVNVPFGGGKGGIKIDPKRYTPYELEKITRRYTAELIKKNFIGPGTDVPAPDYGTGAREMAWILDTYVAMHPGEVDAAACVTGKPVSQGGVRGRTEATGLGVFYGIREICNMPDVMEKLGLSVGMKDKTVVVQGLGNVGYHSAKFFREGGAKVIAIAEWEGAIFNADGLNEEEVFQHRKTTGTILNFPGSTNLAINTDALELECDILIPAALENVINNVNAPKVKAKIIGEAANGPLTPEADEILSAKGTLVVPDMYLNAGGVTVSYFEWLKNLSHVRYGRMEKRFTENMNKHILGQIEDLTGKQVSESERKFIEHGADEVDLVHSGLEETMITATREIMDIWKSNPEIPDMRTAAYISAINKVATSYAELGIFP